A single Pseudomonas sp. MM223 DNA region contains:
- the emrB_3 gene encoding Multidrug export protein EmrB (*Name emrB_3) — MSNNAAAQFTPPSLLLTTIGLSLATFMQVLDTTIANVALPTISGNLGVSYEQGTWVITSFAVSNAIALPLTGWLSRRFGEVKLFIWATLLFVLASFLCGIAQSMPELVGFRILQGVVAGPLYPMTQTLLIAVYPPAKRGMALALLAMVTVVAPIAGPILGGWITDSYSWPWIFFINVPIGLFAAAVVRQQMRARPVVTSRQPMDYIGLLTLIIGVGALQVVLDKGNDLDWFESSFIIVGSLISVVFLAVFVIWELTDRHPVVNLRLFVHRNFRVGTIVLVGGYAGFFGINLILPQWLQTQMGYTATWAGLAVAPIGLLPVIMSPFVGKYAHRFDLRVLAGLAFLAIGTSCYMRAGFTSEVDFQHVALVQLFMGIGVALFFMPTLSILLSDLPPHQIADGSGLATFLRTLGGSFAASLTTWIWIRRADQHHAYLSENISQFDPATRHTLEQLGGASPQSYAQLEQILNGQAYMMSTVDYFTLMTWVFAGLILLVWFAKPPFTAKAGPASAGH, encoded by the coding sequence ATGAGCAACAACGCCGCTGCCCAGTTCACGCCGCCGAGCCTGCTGCTGACCACCATCGGGCTGTCGTTGGCGACGTTCATGCAGGTGCTCGACACCACCATCGCCAACGTGGCGTTGCCGACCATTTCCGGCAACCTGGGGGTGAGTTACGAGCAGGGCACCTGGGTCATTACCTCGTTCGCGGTGAGCAACGCCATCGCCTTGCCGTTGACTGGCTGGCTTAGCCGGCGGTTTGGTGAAGTGAAACTGTTCATCTGGGCCACGCTGTTGTTCGTGCTGGCGTCGTTCCTGTGCGGTATCGCCCAGTCGATGCCAGAGCTGGTCGGCTTCCGCATACTGCAGGGTGTGGTCGCCGGGCCGTTGTACCCGATGACCCAGACGTTGCTGATTGCCGTCTACCCCCCGGCCAAACGGGGGATGGCCCTGGCGCTGCTGGCGATGGTCACGGTGGTGGCGCCGATTGCCGGGCCGATCCTGGGGGGCTGGATCACTGACAGTTACAGCTGGCCGTGGATCTTCTTCATCAACGTGCCCATTGGCCTGTTCGCTGCCGCCGTGGTGCGCCAGCAGATGCGCGCCCGGCCGGTGGTCACCAGCCGCCAACCGATGGACTACATCGGTTTGCTGACGCTGATTATCGGTGTCGGGGCTTTGCAGGTGGTACTCGACAAAGGCAACGACCTGGATTGGTTCGAATCGTCGTTCATCATTGTCGGCAGCCTGATTTCGGTGGTGTTCCTGGCGGTGTTCGTGATCTGGGAACTGACCGACCGCCACCCGGTGGTCAACCTGCGCCTGTTCGTACACCGCAATTTCCGCGTCGGTACCATCGTGCTGGTCGGTGGTTACGCGGGGTTTTTCGGCATCAACCTGATCCTGCCGCAGTGGTTGCAGACGCAGATGGGCTACACCGCTACCTGGGCAGGCCTGGCGGTGGCCCCGATCGGGTTGTTGCCGGTGATCATGTCGCCCTTCGTGGGCAAGTACGCGCACCGCTTCGACCTGCGCGTGCTGGCGGGGCTGGCGTTTCTGGCGATCGGTACCAGCTGCTACATGCGTGCGGGCTTTACCAGCGAGGTGGACTTCCAGCATGTGGCCCTGGTGCAGTTGTTCATGGGCATTGGCGTGGCGTTGTTCTTCATGCCTACCTTGAGCATTCTGCTGTCCGACCTGCCGCCGCACCAGATTGCCGACGGTTCGGGGCTGGCGACCTTCCTGCGTACCTTGGGCGGGAGTTTTGCGGCGTCGTTGACGACCTGGATCTGGATTCGCCGGGCGGACCAGCACCATGCTTATCTCAGCGAGAACATCAGCCAGTTCGACCCGGCTACGCGGCATACGCTTGAACAGTTGGGGGGCGCCAGCCCGCAGAGCTATGCGCAACTGGAGCAGATACTCAATGGCCAGGCTTACATGATGTCGACGGTGGACTACTTCACCTTGATGACCTGGGTGTTTGCCGGGTTGATCCTGCTGGTGTGGTTCGCCAAGCCGCCGTTCACTGCCAAGGCCGGGCCGGCATCGGCGGGGCATTAA
- the ygfF gene encoding putative oxidoreductase YgfF (*Name ygfF): MENVIVITGGSRGIGAATALLAARQGYRICINYHADDQAAENILDQVRALGAEAIAVRADASVEDEIIQLFQRVDAELGPVTALVNNAGTIGQQSRVEDMSEFRLLKVMKTNVVGPMLCAKHALLRMARRHGGQGGAIVNVSSVAARLGSPNEYVDYAASKGALDTFTIGLAKEVAGEGVRVNGVRPGYIHTGFHALSGDPDRVSKLEPGLPMGRGGRPEEVAEAILWLLSDKASYSTGTFIELGGGR, from the coding sequence ATGGAGAACGTCATCGTCATTACCGGCGGCAGCCGCGGCATCGGCGCGGCCACGGCGCTGCTGGCCGCCCGCCAGGGCTACCGCATCTGCATCAACTACCACGCCGACGACCAGGCCGCCGAAAACATCCTCGATCAAGTCCGCGCCCTGGGCGCCGAGGCTATCGCCGTCCGCGCCGACGCCAGCGTCGAGGACGAAATCATCCAGCTGTTCCAGCGCGTCGACGCAGAGCTTGGCCCGGTCACCGCACTGGTCAATAACGCCGGCACCATCGGCCAACAAAGTCGGGTCGAGGACATGTCGGAGTTCCGCCTGCTCAAGGTCATGAAGACCAACGTCGTCGGCCCCATGCTCTGCGCCAAGCACGCCCTGCTGCGCATGGCACGCCGGCATGGCGGGCAGGGCGGGGCCATCGTCAACGTGTCATCGGTGGCCGCACGCCTGGGTTCGCCCAACGAATATGTCGACTATGCCGCCTCCAAGGGCGCGCTCGACACCTTCACCATCGGCCTGGCCAAAGAAGTGGCAGGCGAGGGCGTGCGGGTCAATGGCGTGCGGCCGGGTTACATCCACACCGGTTTCCATGCGCTATCCGGCGACCCGGACCGGGTCAGCAAGCTCGAGCCTGGCTTGCCCATGGGCCGCGGCGGGCGCCCAGAAGAAGTGGCCGAGGCCATTCTCTGGCTGCTGTCGGACAAGGCCTCCTACTCCACGGGCACCTTCATCGAACTGGGCGGTGGGCGCTGA